The Bacteroidota bacterium genomic sequence TGTGGTGCAGTTTGAACCTGAGCTGAAACTGCCTGGAGTGGAATACACCATTCCGCAGCGCGGCGATAAAAAGAAACTGCTTGAGCTTTCGGAACGTAATGTGGAATATTACCGCAAAGACAAGGAACGGCAAGACAATCTGGTGGATCCAGAGCGACACACCAAACGCATTTTGCAAACCATGTTGAAGGATTTGCGCCTTACCGAAGAACCCCGGCTGATTGAGTGTTTTGATAACTCAAACTTTCATGGCGACTATGCTGTTTCGGCTATGACGGTGTTCAGGGATGCGAAGCCAAGCAAAAAAGATTACCGCCATTTCAATGTGAAAACCGTAGAAGGGCCGGATGATTTTGCTACGATGGAAGAAGTGATTTTCCGCCGCTACAAACGGGTGCAGGAAGAAAACCTCGAAATGCCGCAGCTCATTGTAATTGACGGCGGCAAAGGTCAGCTTGGTGCCGCCATGACCTCGCTCGAAAAGCTGGGGCTTCATGGCAAAGTGGCGGTGATTGGTATTGCCAAACGCCTCGAAGAAATTTATTACCCCAACGATCCGATTCCGCTTTATCTCGATAAAAAATCGGAAACACTGCGCATTATCCAGTACATCCGCGACGAGGCGCATCGGTTTGGTATTACACATCACCGCAACAAACGCAGCAAGGGCACTATTAAAACGGAATTGGTGGAGATTAAAGGCATAAGCGAAACCACGGCGGCTAAATTGCTCACAGAGTTTCGTTCGGTGAAAGTTATTAAGGAGAAAAGCGAGGAGGAACTGGCGGCAGTGGTGGGGCCTGCGAAGGCGAAGTTGGTGGCAGAGTATTACAAACAACACCCGCAGTAACCTGTTTGGCTTTGTGTGGCCGCCGCACGATTCCCAAGGCCAATCTTTTTCTATCTTTGTGCCCAATAAAAAAAGCACCTGATGCACACCGAACTTTCAGAACAGGAAGTACTCCGCCGCCAGAAACTGGCACGTCTCCGCGAACTGGGCATTAATCCGTATCCGGCCGAAGAATTTACCGTGAATGTAACTGCGAAGGACATTCACGAAAACTACGAACGTGATAAAACCAGTTACAAGAGCGTGCGCATTGCCGGTAGGTTAATGACGGTGCGCGATATGGGTAAGGCCGCCTTTGCCAACCTGCAGGATGCTTCGGGCCGCATTCAGATTTATGTGCGCCGTGATGATATTTGCCCCGGTGAAGACAAAACGCTGTACAACGAGGTGTGGAAAAAACTAACCGACCTTGGCGACATCATCGGCATTGAAGGTTTTGTGTTTACCACGCAGGTGGGCGAAATTTCTATTCACGCCACCAGTTTTGTGCTGCTCAGCAAATCGCTGCGCCCGCTGCCGGTGGTGAAAGTAGATGAAAGCGGCCATAGTTTTGATGAGGTGGTGGATCCCGAATTCCGCTATCGCCAGCGCTATGCCGACCTGATTATTAATCCGAAAGTGAAAGAGACGTTTGTGAAGCGCACCAAAATGGTTAATGCGCTGCGCAATTTCCTTAACGATATTGGCCTGCTGGAAGTGGATACGCCGGTGCTTCAACCCATTCCGGGCGGCGCTGCGGCACGTCCGTTTGTTACACACCATAATGCGCTCGATACCGAATTGTTTTTGCGCATTGCCAACGAACTTTACCTCAAACGCCTTATTGTGGGCGGTTTCGATGGCGTGTTTGAATTTTCGCGCAATTTCCGCAACGAAGGCATGGACCGCACGCATAATCCGGAGTTTACCATTCTCGAATTCTATGTGGCTTACAAGGATTATGAGTGGATGATGCGCACCTGCGAAACCATGCTCGAAAAAGCTGCCATCAATGCAAACGGCACAACCGAACTGCAGGTGGGTGATAACACCATCAGTTTTGCCACGCCTTTCCGTCGCGTAACACTTTTTGATGCCATTAAAGAATACGCCGGTATCGACGTGGCGAATATGGATGAAGAGCAGCTGCGTGCGGCCTGCCGTGAAATGCATATTCATATTGACGGCACCATGGGCCGCGCCAAACTTATCGACAAGATTTTTGGTGAGAAATGCGAAGGCAACTTCATCCAGCCCACCTTCATTACCGATTATCCGGTAGAGATGAGCCCGCTCACCAAAAAGCACCGCAGCAAAGAAGGCCTCGTAGAGCGTTTTGAGCTGATGATAAACGGTAAGGAAGTAGCCAACGCCTACAGTGAGCTTAACGATCCGGTTGATCAGCGCGAACGCTTTGAAGAACAGGTAAAACTCATGGAGCGCGGCGACGATGAAGCTATGTATATCGACCACGATTTCCTGCGCGCACTTGAATACGGCATGCCGCCCACTGCCGGTATCGGTATCGGTATTGATCGTTTGGCTATGTTGCTCACAAACAGCCACTCAATCCAAGACGTCCTGTTCTTCCCGCAAATGCGACCAGAGAAATTTGATTAATCGCCAAGATCAGTCGCATTCACGAACACCGATAAAAAACAAATTACGTGTGAGCTAAATGCGACCAGAGAAGTTTGATTAATCGCCAAGATCAGTCGCATTCACGAACACCGATAAAGCCAGCGGCCGCAGAAAAACTGTTCTGCGGCCGCTGGCTTTTGGATTATTACCGACTTACTCCTTCAGCAAAAGCTCCAGATCAATCATCAGCCGGTCCACTTCAGCAGCATTGGTGCCGGTGTAGCGGCCGCGCACGTGCCCGTCGCGGTCAATGAGGCCGATCTGATCTGAGTGTAAAAAGTCTTCTTTGCTGCCGTCGCCATCGCTGTCGGAAAGCAGATAGCTGGTGCGGGCCATCGCATAAATTTCGTTTTTATTCCCGGTTACAAATTTCCATGTAGCTGCATCCGCTTTGTAGCGTGCGGCATATTCGGCAAGCACCGGTACCGAATCGTTTTCGGGATTTACTGTGTGCGAAAGGAAACGCACATTGCTGTTGGTGCTGAACTTTTCATACACGCGCGCCATTTGTTTGTTCATTACCGGACAGACACCTTCGCAGGTAGCAAAGAAGAAATTGACAAGCGTTATTTTCCCTTTGAAATCTGCGTTTGTAACGGTTTTCCCGGTTTGGTCGGTAAAGCTGAACGCACGTATGGTGTGGCGGCCTTCTGCATCATTGTTTACGGCTGTGGTTTGCACAGGACGGTAATACGGCAGTTTACGAAGGGCTTTCTTTTCACCGCTGGCAAGTTGCGGAATGACGAGTATGAGCAGCACGAGCGCAGCAGCACCAATTGCAATGTTTATCCAAAGCTTATTCATGATGCAAAATTACGCACAATGCGATACTCCGCACTGTCAATTATCAGTTTTTGGGAGGAAGCGGATCCGCTTTAGGCGAAGGAGGTACATCATCAGGCCCGGCTCCTTTTACAAACTTGGTACGACCGGTTTTTTTACCATTCTCATCGTAATTGGTCCAGTAACCCTCTTTCAGATTGTTCAGGTACTGGCCAGATGTTTTGGGCTTTTCATTGGGATAGTATTCTGTCCACACACCCACCATTTGCCCCATTTTATACATGCCCTGGGTTTTCAGTTTCCCGTCTTCATAAAACTCCTTGTATTCGCCATCCATTTCATTATTTACATACTTTACCGAGCTGTTTACATTTTTATTCCGGTAGTAGGTAATCTGAAATCCGTTTAGCAGGCCGTTTACATAGTTTGATTCGGTATTCACCACTCCGTCATCAAAAAACCATTTGCAGGTGCCGTTACGTTGTCCGTTAACATATATTGATTCCTCCTGCTTTTTTCCGTTCGGATAATACACGCGCTTTATCCCGGTGAGTTTGCCTTTATCGAAAAGCTCTTCCGTTTTGGGTTTTCCGCCTGTATAAAATGTGCGGCGTACACCATGCAGTGTATCGTTTACATAGGTTTCTTCGCGATACACAAATCCAGAGCGATCGATACCTACAAACAGGCCGTGTTTTTTTCCATGGAGATAATTCTCCACATTCGCCAGCATGAGGCTGCCAACCGGATACGATTTCCAGGTACCCTCGCGCACGCTGTTTTCATAATTGCCATGCCAGTCGTAGGCGCCCAGCCGTTCAACCCAAAACCCCTGTTTCAAACCTTTCGGATCGGTAAAGTTGGTGTCGTTTATGGCCGCTTGTGCTGAGAGTGTGAGCGTGAAGAGCGCGAAAAAAAGGGAAATACGTTTCATACGTTTACTGATGTGTTTTTGCCGGAATTGAAGTTACGCAAACTGTGGTTACCAGCGTATCACAAGTTTACCGGTTGTGGATCTGCTGCCAAGTGCTTCGTGAGCCTCGGGCAGGCTGTTGGCGGGATATTCGCCACCGTTTATGACTATTATTTTTCGATTGTTGTACAGTTCAAGCATGGCCGTCATCCCTTCCTGCAACAGCAAGGGATTGCGTTCGGCCACACGCAGCATGTTGAGTCCGGCCACGGTTTGCGATTTCATGAGCCACTGCACCGGATTGTGAAAGCCAAAACCAAACACCAGCTGCAGGGTGGCAAACGGGCCCCGGCGGCCGAGCCTTTCGGCGGCGCCGTAGCCAACTATGCGGCCCCCCGGCGCCAGCAGGCCAAGTGCTTTTTTAAATGCACGTCCGCCGAGATTATCAAACACCACATCTAATTTTCTGCCGCCGTTTAGCTGCTTTACGGCATCGGCAAAGTGAGTGGTGCGGTAGTTGATGGGATAATCGGTGCCGAGTGTGCGCAGGAGTTCGAGTTTACTATCGTTGCCGGCAGTGCCGTACACCACGCAGCCCTGCAGTTTGGCTAATTGTACAAGCAAACTTCCTACACCACCAGCGGCGGCCTGCACGAGCACGTGTTCACCTTCCCGCAGCCTGAAAAGCTGTGTGGCGGCAAACCAGGCGGTGCAGCCTTGTGTGGCCAGTGCGCAGGCATCAGCGGCGGGCATGTCTTCGGGAATGGGAATTACACTTCGGGCATCGGTGTTTACGTGTGTGGCATATCCGCCAAAGCGGGTAAAGGCCAGTACACGTGTGCCTGCGGGCGGAGCATTGGTGTTTTCACCTGCGGTGGTAATTCGTCCCACCACTTCGTACCCCAGCACAGCCGGCAGTGGCGGTGCTTCGCGGTAAAGACCCTGACGCGCCATTACATCGGCAAAGTTGAGTCCGAAAGCTTCTGTGGCAAGCTGTACCTGACCTGAAGCCGGAGCCTGCAGAGCAAGGGCACGCCGTTCAAACGCGGTGGCTGCAGAGCCGTTTTTTACGAGGTAAAAAGCTTCCATGTTCAGTAGCGAAAACCTAAGTGTAATTCGGAAAATAGTTTGTCGCGCGTGGGAAACAGGGTGCAGAAAAGCAGAAAAGCCACTCCGGCCGGAATAAACATAGCGGGCTGCGTGTCGAGAAAGGCACCCGCGAGGCAGATAATCACCGCTGCTTCGTGCATTGCCCAGCGTACAATGCACACGGAGCGATAGCCGGCGTAGAGTTTCGCATCGTCTTTTTCAGTGCGCAGGGTGGCAAGCATTTTTCGTGGCACAAACACCCCGGCCGCAAGCACTACGGCGCTCACAAGCATGAGCACCAGAGTGTATTTCCCGTCGAATGAAAACGCAATTGATTTTTCAGTCTGCGAAAACAGCATAAATCCCATACCTGCAAAAAACATTAGCTGTCCGGTAAGCAGTGCTCCAAAAAGCACTTTTAGTTGCTTTAGCAATGCATCGGAGGGAAGCGGATCAACGCGCATAGAGCAGTTTGAGTTGTTTTGACTGAAGGATATCGGGAATGGTTACTGCGGTTTCATTTGCGGGAATACGACTGCCGTATTTCTTTGTCATCAGCGGTTTCAGTGCTTCCCCGTCAAGTTTCAGATCCGCCAGTGTGCGGGTAGGGCACAGTGAAATGCCGAGGCCGGTGCTGTAAATTTTCCAAACCATTTCGGCGCTGTACATTTCCTCATCGCTCCAGTTGAAATAGAGGTCGGCCGGTTTTCCCTTGAATGGTTTGCAGGCTAACCGAAGTTGTTTGGTAGTTTTAGGCACAAGTATGTTCTCGCCGTCTTTGAGTCTGTACAGCGCCAGTTTATTCTCGCGTCCGGCCGAAATCCATTCCGGCAACGGAGTAAGATGAACCTTGCCTGTGGCATCCATCACCACCAAGGCGCCATCCGCATCGCGCCTGAAGATAATGCCAATGTTCGACCATTCCGAACGCATGGCATCGCGCATAATTATACCATTGATGTTTTGAATATCCTGCACAATAATATCGCCTTCCATCAGGTCGGGCAATCCGTTCAGTACATCAGCCACGGCTTTCTGGTTACGTTGTGAGGTGTCCACTGCAAAGGCATTTGTTGCGGTGGTCTGTGTGTCGTTTGCCGGTGCATTTGCTGCGGCCTGTGCCGCCGTATCTTTCCGGGGCGGATTTCGTTTCGGATTATCGCAGGCGGCAAGCGCAAGCAACAGAAGCGGGAAATATTTTACAGCCATTTTCTTCGTCTGAAATAATAAAGCAATCCAATTACGAGCAGCAACATTACACCGCAAAGTTCCCAGAAGCCAATCGGGTTGTTTTTTCCCGGAAGCACTTCGAAATTCATTCCGTACACACCGGTAAGAAACGTGAGTGGTACAAAAATGGTGGTAATGATGGTGAGTGTTTTCATCACCTCATTCATGCGGTTGCTCACACTGGAAAGGTAAAGATCCATCATGCCCGAAAGCAGATCGCGGTAAGTTTCCACGGTATCTATAACGCGTATGGCATGGTCGTGTGCATCGCGCAGATAGATGTAGGTGTTTTCGGAAATGAGTGATGATTCGGTGCGCTCCATCAGGCTCAGCAGTTCACGCATGGGCCACACGGCTTTGCGGATGTGTACCATTTGCCGTTTGAGCGTATGCAATGCGTTAAGTGTACTCGGCCGCGGGTTTTGAAGCATGATGTCTTCAAGTATTTCCACATCGTCGCCAATTTCTTCGAGCACCACAAAATACGAGTCAATTACCGCATCAATCAGCGCATAGCAGAGATAATCGGCAGCGGCTTTGCGTACGCGGCCTTTGCCCTGGCGTATGCGTGTGCGGATAATATCAAATACATCGCCGCTTTCGGCTTCCTGAAAGGAAAGCACGGTGTTGTTGCTGAGCAGAATTATGGTAAGCTGCTCGGTAATAAATCGCTCTTCGTCTGTTTTTTCATGTTCATTGTGTGTGTAAATCATTTTCATTACACACACGGCATAGTTATCGTAATCTTCAAACTTG encodes the following:
- the corA gene encoding magnesium/cobalt transporter CorA, producing the protein MMQLSEKSGAPPGTLLYVGREASKAVRISLIEYNEKEFHEETFVSFSDCILNSHEDMVRWINVDGVHNTELVEEICNRFNIHPLTQEDIVNTNQRAKFEDYDNYAVCVMKMIYTHNEHEKTDEERFITEQLTIILLSNNTVLSFQEAESGDVFDIIRTRIRQGKGRVRKAAADYLCYALIDAVIDSYFVVLEEIGDDVEILEDIMLQNPRPSTLNALHTLKRQMVHIRKAVWPMRELLSLMERTESSLISENTYIYLRDAHDHAIRVIDTVETYRDLLSGMMDLYLSSVSNRMNEVMKTLTIITTIFVPLTFLTGVYGMNFEVLPGKNNPIGFWELCGVMLLLVIGLLYYFRRRKWL
- the lysS gene encoding lysine--tRNA ligase produces the protein MHTELSEQEVLRRQKLARLRELGINPYPAEEFTVNVTAKDIHENYERDKTSYKSVRIAGRLMTVRDMGKAAFANLQDASGRIQIYVRRDDICPGEDKTLYNEVWKKLTDLGDIIGIEGFVFTTQVGEISIHATSFVLLSKSLRPLPVVKVDESGHSFDEVVDPEFRYRQRYADLIINPKVKETFVKRTKMVNALRNFLNDIGLLEVDTPVLQPIPGGAAARPFVTHHNALDTELFLRIANELYLKRLIVGGFDGVFEFSRNFRNEGMDRTHNPEFTILEFYVAYKDYEWMMRTCETMLEKAAINANGTTELQVGDNTISFATPFRRVTLFDAIKEYAGIDVANMDEEQLRAACREMHIHIDGTMGRAKLIDKIFGEKCEGNFIQPTFITDYPVEMSPLTKKHRSKEGLVERFELMINGKEVANAYSELNDPVDQRERFEEQVKLMERGDDEAMYIDHDFLRALEYGMPPTAGIGIGIDRLAMLLTNSHSIQDVLFFPQMRPEKFD
- a CDS encoding SCO family protein; protein product: MNKLWINIAIGAAALVLLILVIPQLASGEKKALRKLPYYRPVQTTAVNNDAEGRHTIRAFSFTDQTGKTVTNADFKGKITLVNFFFATCEGVCPVMNKQMARVYEKFSTNSNVRFLSHTVNPENDSVPVLAEYAARYKADAATWKFVTGNKNEIYAMARTSYLLSDSDGDGSKEDFLHSDQIGLIDRDGHVRGRYTGTNAAEVDRLMIDLELLLKE
- a CDS encoding zinc-binding dehydrogenase, producing MEAFYLVKNGSAATAFERRALALQAPASGQVQLATEAFGLNFADVMARQGLYREAPPLPAVLGYEVVGRITTAGENTNAPPAGTRVLAFTRFGGYATHVNTDARSVIPIPEDMPAADACALATQGCTAWFAATQLFRLREGEHVLVQAAAGGVGSLLVQLAKLQGCVVYGTAGNDSKLELLRTLGTDYPINYRTTHFADAVKQLNGGRKLDVVFDNLGGRAFKKALGLLAPGGRIVGYGAAERLGRRGPFATLQLVFGFGFHNPVQWLMKSQTVAGLNMLRVAERNPLLLQEGMTAMLELYNNRKIIVINGGEYPANSLPEAHEALGSRSTTGKLVIRW